From Salvelinus sp. IW2-2015 linkage group LG2, ASM291031v2, whole genome shotgun sequence, one genomic window encodes:
- the vgll3 gene encoding transcription cofactor vestigial-like protein 3 — MSCLDVMFHQSYGGHYLPASSAAAAYKAAYYHHQHQQQKKLGVYSRMQQDSTEQQFPGGRQQQQRGGGGGRLAGEKGVRQGLEISGLGGSWRSGKDSQPAEAEYLSSRCVLFTYFHGNIEDVVDEHFSRALSQPSTFTGETKSSRCTPIHTSASAGMWKDSVSLSEGQCSSLSSSLWGGVYQSQTSTCLPIHPDFSPSPAGFHAPDRAMWTGHALPQPSLSPPTSLPDPWAYSLSPQTSASYTHVHDVYPHTHPHTHMHPHHTHPVIHPHLSHGLGLDPRFSPLLLPGVKTQSPLAHSPAGHSTHSNTHSSQSPGIHSDVKAEVEQASPPTLTPSAWPTARHTHMDIYDSGLDQDKVKAVWF, encoded by the exons ATGAGTTGTCTGGATGTGATGTTTCACCAGAGTTATGGAGGCCACTACCTCCCTGCGTcttcagcagcagcagcctaCAAAGCAGCATACTATCACCATCAGCACCAGCAACAG AAGAAGCTGGGTGTTTACAGTAGGATGCAGCAGGACAGCACGGAGCAGCAGTTCCCAGGGGGGAGACAGCAACAGCAgcgtgggggtggagggggaaggCTGGCTGGGGAGAAGGGGGTCCGACAGGGCCTGGAGATTTCTGGGCTGGGGGGCTCTTGGAGGTCTGGGAAGGACAGCCAGCCGGCTGAGGCAGAGTACCTGAGCTCCAGGTGTGTCCTGTTCACCTATTTCCACGGCAACATTGAGGATGTGGTGGATGAGCATTTCTCCAGGGCTCTGAGCCAACCCAGCACCTTCACTGGAGAGACCAAGAGCTCCAGGTGCACACCCATTCACACCTCTGCCTCGGCTGGAATGTGGAAAG aCAGTGTATCTCTCTCGGAAGGCCAGTGTagttctctgtcctcttctctgtggGGTGGAGTTTACCAGTCCCAGACCAGCACCTGTCTGCCCATCCACCCAGACTTCTCCCCCAGCCCTGCAGGCTTCCATGCCCCAGACAGAGCTATGTGGACAGGCCACGCTCTGCCCCAGCCCAGCCTCTCTCCTCCAACCTCTCTCCCTGACCCCTGGGCCTACAGCCTCAGCCCCCAGACCTCCGCCAGCTACACACACGTCCACGAcgtctacccacacacacaccctcacacacacatgcacccccaCCACACCCACCCGGTCATACATCCCCACCTGTCCCATGGCCTAGGCCTGGACCCCAGGTTCAGCCCTCTACTCCTGCCTGGTGTGAAGACTCAGAGTCCCCTAGCCCACAGCCCTGCTGGTCACagcacacacagtaacacacacagcagccagagCCCAGGGATACACAGTGATGTGAAGGCAGAGGTGGAGCAGGCCAGCCCCCCCACCCTGACCCCCTCAGCCTGGCCCACAgctcgacacacacacatggatatcTACGACTCAG gtctggATCAGGACAAAGTGAAGGCTGTTTGGTTCTGA
- the chmp2ba gene encoding charged multivesicular body protein 2Ba: MASLFKKKTVDDIIKEQTKELRGTQRQITRDRAALEKQEKQMEMEIKKMAKSGNREACKILAKQLVQLRKQKNRTYAVSSKVTSMSTQTKVMNSQMKMAGAMSATAKTMQTVNKKMDPQKTLQTMQDFQKENMKMGMTEDMINDTLDEIFDESGDEEESQDIVNQVLDEIGIEISGKMVRAPAAGKNLPTASPKRKTQISDDEIERQLRALGVD; the protein is encoded by the exons ATGGCATCTCTATTCAAGAAGAAGACAGTCGATG acaTTATAAAGGAACAGACTAAGGAGCTTCGTGGTACTCAGAGACAGATCACTAGAGACAGAGCTGCTCTGGAGAAACAAGAGAAACaaatg GAGATGGAGATAAAGAAGATGGCTAAGTCTGGGAACCGGGAAGCCTGTAAGATCCTGGCCAAGCAGCTGGTCCAGCTGAGGAAGCAGAAGAACAGGACCTACGCCGTCAGTTCAAAGGTCACCTCCATGTCTACACAGACCAAGGTCATGAACTCCCAGATGAAGATGGCTGGAGCCATGTCTGCTACGGCTAAG ACGATGCAGACTGTGAACAAGAAGATGGATCCTCAGAAGACCCTCCAGACCATGCAGGACTTCCAGAAGGAGAACATGAAGATGGGCATGACAGAGGACATGA tCAACGATACGTTAGATGAGATATTTGACGAGTCAGGTGACGAGGAAGAATCTCAGGACATTGTGAACCAGGTTCTGGATGAGATTGGCATTGAGATATCTGGAAAG atgGTGAGAGCCCCAGCAGCAGGGAAGAATCTCCCCACTGCCTCTCCTAAACGGAAAACACAGATCTCTGACGATGAGATAGAGAGACAGCTCAGAGCACTGGGAgtggactaa